A genome region from Nocardia sp. NBC_00565 includes the following:
- a CDS encoding acetamidase/formamidase family protein: MNLLQSRAGACSTDVYLPADPDQISWGLLPNSLAQPVITVDSGTAVCLDTISHEGILEDQGRDPAAFFAASGITEILADTAEVARSVVHDPSVHGPHVVTGPIAVRGARPGDVLEVEVLELLRRVPYGVISNRHGKGALPGEFPQRGDHDPDGPVPPVCTIATVDAAERGVIDIGDGRALRFPLDPFLGIMGVAAATVQPVHSVPPGPHGGNIDVRMLGVGARLYLPVQVPGAMFYAGDPHFAMGDGEVALTAFEAPLRATVRLTLHADPGARKMAAALALPYAETATDHLLLGLDTDLDEAVKQATRNAITFLGARYRIPPAVALAYLSAAADFRISQVVDVVKGVHCCISKSHLEGL; the protein is encoded by the coding sequence ATGAATTTACTACAGTCGCGTGCCGGTGCCTGCTCCACAGACGTATACCTTCCCGCGGATCCCGACCAGATCTCCTGGGGACTGCTGCCGAATTCCCTCGCCCAGCCGGTCATCACGGTGGATTCCGGTACGGCTGTGTGTTTGGACACCATCAGCCACGAAGGCATACTCGAGGACCAGGGCCGGGATCCTGCGGCCTTCTTCGCGGCGAGTGGGATCACGGAGATCCTGGCTGACACCGCCGAGGTGGCGCGCTCGGTCGTACACGACCCGAGCGTGCACGGGCCGCATGTGGTGACCGGCCCGATCGCGGTACGCGGTGCGCGCCCCGGTGATGTGCTCGAGGTCGAGGTGCTCGAACTGCTGCGGCGCGTGCCCTACGGCGTCATCAGCAATCGGCATGGCAAAGGTGCGCTGCCGGGCGAATTTCCGCAGCGGGGGGACCATGATCCGGATGGGCCGGTGCCGCCGGTGTGCACGATCGCCACCGTCGATGCGGCCGAGCGCGGGGTGATTGATATCGGTGACGGTCGTGCGCTGCGCTTTCCGCTCGACCCCTTCCTCGGCATCATGGGCGTGGCCGCGGCCACCGTACAGCCTGTGCATTCGGTGCCGCCCGGCCCGCACGGCGGGAATATCGATGTGCGGATGCTGGGAGTCGGTGCGCGGCTTTACCTTCCGGTTCAGGTGCCGGGCGCGATGTTCTACGCGGGTGACCCGCATTTCGCCATGGGCGACGGTGAAGTCGCGCTCACCGCCTTCGAGGCCCCGCTGCGCGCCACCGTGCGACTGACACTGCACGCCGATCCCGGGGCGCGGAAAATGGCTGCCGCCCTGGCTCTTCCGTATGCGGAGACCGCGACCGACCACCTGCTGCTCGGCCTGGACACCGATCTGGACGAGGCGGTGAAACAGGCCACCCGCAATGCCATCACGTTCCTCGGTGCGCGCTATCGGATACCCCCGGCCGTCGCGCTCGCGTACCTCAGTGCCGCAGCGGATTTCCGCATCTCGCAGGTCGTGGATGTGGTGAAGGGCGTGCACTGCTGTATCAGCAAGAGCCATTTGGAGGGCCTGTGA
- a CDS encoding amidohydrolase, producing the protein MNNLLLRGGRPWIPGLPIDTADILIVDGRIAKIAPDLEAPDGETIDLAGALVLPGLVDAHCHLDKTLFGGPWVPNTGGRTLPGRIANGAGRRAELGLPSADYAANLLDAMISGGTTQVRSHIDIDPEVGLGGVEAVREAAARHADRVDVELVAFPQGGLLTRPGTAELMASALADGVEVVGGLDPAGYDRDPVGQLDVIFGLAERHGAKIDIHLHDGGALGAWEFDLIIERTRATGLAGRVTISHAYAMGSLAPDEQRRVAENLAEAGVSMVTCAVGEAPVVPVRVMHDAGATLALGNDGVRDLWTPYGDGDMLRRINSVAYRDRLVADPEIELALLAGTYGGARVLGLDDYGLIAGAPADLLVVDAPTPAAAVVALPLRKLVLKRGRIVVRDGVVVTEK; encoded by the coding sequence ATGAACAACCTGCTGCTGCGAGGCGGACGCCCCTGGATTCCCGGGCTGCCGATCGACACTGCGGATATCCTCATCGTGGACGGACGGATCGCGAAGATCGCGCCCGATCTGGAAGCGCCGGACGGCGAGACCATTGATCTGGCCGGCGCACTGGTACTTCCGGGCCTGGTCGATGCGCACTGCCATCTGGACAAGACGCTGTTCGGCGGCCCATGGGTGCCCAACACCGGCGGCCGGACCCTGCCCGGGCGCATCGCGAATGGTGCGGGCCGACGGGCCGAACTCGGCCTGCCCAGCGCGGACTACGCCGCAAACCTGTTGGACGCCATGATCAGCGGCGGCACCACGCAAGTGCGCAGCCACATCGATATCGATCCGGAGGTCGGTTTGGGCGGCGTGGAAGCGGTGCGGGAAGCCGCAGCGCGGCACGCGGATCGGGTGGATGTCGAGTTGGTCGCGTTCCCCCAAGGCGGGCTGCTGACCCGGCCGGGGACCGCCGAACTGATGGCGTCGGCGCTCGCGGACGGTGTCGAGGTCGTCGGTGGTCTCGATCCGGCGGGCTACGACCGGGATCCGGTGGGGCAGCTCGATGTGATCTTCGGCCTCGCGGAACGCCACGGTGCGAAGATAGACATCCACCTGCACGACGGCGGCGCCCTCGGCGCTTGGGAATTCGACCTCATCATCGAGCGCACCCGCGCGACCGGCCTGGCCGGGCGGGTCACGATCAGCCACGCGTATGCGATGGGGTCCCTCGCACCCGATGAGCAGCGGCGAGTCGCCGAAAACCTCGCCGAGGCAGGTGTTTCCATGGTGACGTGCGCGGTCGGCGAGGCGCCCGTCGTGCCGGTGCGGGTCATGCACGACGCGGGCGCCACCCTGGCGCTGGGCAATGACGGCGTGCGGGATCTGTGGACCCCGTACGGCGACGGCGACATGCTGCGTCGGATCAACAGCGTCGCGTATCGGGACCGGCTGGTCGCCGATCCCGAGATCGAGTTGGCCTTGCTCGCCGGAACCTACGGTGGCGCAAGGGTTCTCGGGCTCGATGACTACGGGCTCATCGCCGGAGCACCGGCCGATCTGCTCGTCGTCGACGCACCGACACCGGCGGCCGCGGTGGTCGCGCTGCCGCTTCGCAAACTGGTGCTCAAACGTGGCCGGATCGTCGTCCGCGACGGTGTGGTCGTTAC
- a CDS encoding GntR family transcriptional regulator has product MSSTTRRMTPQQVCRAIRDDIIRGLFAPGQRLTEDTLAENYGVSRVPVREALRTLEAEGFAWSRPYAGTFVAELTEADAADLLEIRALLEPLCAGRAAVRRTPEQLGRLKELTALGQDAVLDGRLDELTRLNSRFHEVLAEASGSTLLSQLITQLSWKIAWVYAVELPRRAEDSWHEHEEICAALDASDPERATQVVAAHIAHATSAYRRRDRAADPAAQQDP; this is encoded by the coding sequence GTGAGCAGCACCACCCGGCGAATGACTCCGCAACAAGTGTGCCGAGCCATCCGCGACGACATCATCCGCGGCCTCTTCGCGCCCGGCCAACGCCTCACCGAGGACACCCTCGCCGAGAACTACGGAGTATCCCGAGTTCCGGTGCGCGAGGCGCTACGCACCCTGGAGGCCGAGGGTTTCGCCTGGTCGCGCCCCTACGCCGGGACCTTCGTCGCCGAACTGACCGAGGCCGACGCCGCCGACCTGCTCGAAATCCGCGCCCTGCTCGAACCGCTGTGCGCGGGCCGCGCCGCCGTACGCCGCACCCCGGAGCAACTCGGCAGGCTCAAGGAACTCACCGCACTCGGCCAGGACGCCGTGCTCGACGGACGGCTCGACGAGCTCACCCGACTCAACAGCCGCTTCCACGAGGTACTCGCCGAGGCCTCGGGCAGCACCCTGCTGAGCCAGCTGATCACCCAGCTCAGCTGGAAGATCGCCTGGGTATACGCGGTCGAATTGCCCAGGCGCGCCGAAGATTCCTGGCACGAGCACGAGGAGATCTGCGCCGCACTCGACGCGAGCGATCCGGAGCGCGCCACCCAGGTGGTCGCCGCACATATCGCCCACGCCACCTCGGCATACCGGCGCCGCGACCGCGCCGCCGATCCAGCGGCGCAACAGGATCCGT
- a CDS encoding sulfite exporter TauE/SafE family protein, whose protein sequence is MDLPHLALLLIAGFGAGVCNAIAGGGSLLSFPALLATGLPPVAATVTNSVSVWPGYFGGAAALRRRLDDYRALVPRLVATGAAGAVGGVIALLAAPPQIFAALVPYLILSATALFAAQPLVSRKLTARQGDSKKTLFLGVFLGGAYGAYFNGGMGIVVLTALALGIDATITSLNGLKSLLTLTVSTTAVFAVALFGPVHWLSVAVLAPACLVGGIAGAKLADRLHPNAFRAVVIIFGAGAGATMLLT, encoded by the coding sequence ATGGATCTCCCACATCTGGCCCTACTGCTCATCGCGGGTTTCGGCGCGGGGGTATGCAACGCCATTGCCGGGGGCGGCAGTCTGCTCTCATTTCCCGCACTGCTCGCCACGGGACTGCCGCCGGTCGCCGCCACGGTGACCAATTCGGTATCGGTCTGGCCCGGCTATTTCGGTGGTGCGGCGGCGCTGCGGCGGCGACTCGACGACTATCGCGCGCTCGTCCCGCGTCTGGTCGCGACCGGTGCGGCCGGTGCGGTGGGCGGCGTGATCGCCCTGCTCGCCGCGCCGCCGCAGATCTTCGCCGCGCTGGTGCCCTATCTGATTCTGTCGGCGACGGCCCTGTTCGCGGCCCAGCCGTTGGTATCGCGGAAGTTGACCGCGCGCCAAGGGGATTCCAAGAAAACCCTGTTCCTGGGCGTATTCCTGGGCGGTGCGTATGGCGCGTATTTCAACGGCGGTATGGGCATCGTCGTACTCACCGCACTCGCCCTCGGTATCGACGCCACCATCACCAGCCTGAACGGTCTGAAAAGCCTGCTGACCCTGACCGTTTCGACGACCGCCGTATTCGCCGTCGCATTGTTCGGCCCCGTGCACTGGCTCTCGGTCGCGGTCCTCGCACCGGCCTGCCTCGTCGGCGGCATCGCGGGCGCGAAGCTCGCCGACCGGCTGCACCCCAACGCTTTCCGCGCCGTGGTCATCATCTTCGGCGCGGGTGCGGGGGCAACGATGCTGCTCACCTGA
- a CDS encoding amidase family protein gives MNGFVPWLPVDSAPAGQRLAVKDVIDVAGMPTGAGHPTWLTTHELPAHDAVAVARLRSAFTVIGKTHTDELAYSLAGTNHHYGTPENPVAPGRVPGGSSSGSAESVAAARATLRAATDRILHELGDDGLLAMPSAPAAAPPIPGSGESPDEQPNIGSRTASPAETLSVGSSIPATGSVATTLPDGLGPADRAAVARLTCLAPVCGAPALSVPVAAIDGLPLGLSLLAAPGRDESLLATAELLG, from the coding sequence GTGAACGGATTCGTGCCCTGGTTGCCGGTGGACTCGGCACCGGCCGGACAACGTCTGGCGGTCAAAGATGTCATCGATGTGGCAGGGATGCCGACAGGTGCGGGCCACCCGACATGGCTGACCACACATGAGCTGCCCGCCCATGATGCGGTCGCGGTCGCGCGGTTGCGCAGCGCGTTCACGGTGATCGGCAAGACGCACACCGACGAACTCGCCTACAGCCTGGCCGGCACGAACCACCACTACGGCACACCGGAGAATCCCGTGGCGCCCGGGCGGGTGCCGGGTGGATCCTCCAGCGGCAGCGCCGAGTCCGTGGCCGCGGCCCGTGCGACCCTGCGCGCAGCCACTGATCGGATCCTGCACGAATTGGGAGACGACGGGCTGCTCGCAATGCCGAGCGCACCCGCTGCCGCACCGCCGATTCCAGGCTCGGGCGAATCACCGGACGAGCAGCCGAACATTGGGTCCAGGACTGCATCACCGGCCGAGACGTTGTCGGTCGGATCGTCGATACCGGCCACTGGATCCGTGGCGACCACACTGCCGGACGGGCTCGGCCCAGCCGATCGGGCCGCCGTCGCGCGGCTCACCTGTCTCGCGCCGGTCTGCGGTGCTCCCGCCTTGAGTGTGCCGGTCGCCGCGATCGACGGGCTACCGCTGGGACTGTCCCTGCTGGCGGCTCCAGGTCGGGACGAATCTCTGCTGGCCACTGCCGAATTGCTGGGCTGA